From Verrucomicrobia bacterium S94, the proteins below share one genomic window:
- the ectA gene encoding diaminobutyrate acetyltransferase, which produces MLQKTTIDFHPPVSTDGYALHRLVAACPPLDPNSVYCNLLQCSHFNETAICAKEQGNLVGFISGYLIPDRPDTLFIWQVAVAEPARGQGLAGRMLLELLKRPACRNIQALETTITPTNKASQAVFSKLAAALHAPVKVSAGFDRDTHFEGIHESEELWHIGPITKQQSEEK; this is translated from the coding sequence ATTTTGCAAAAAACAACCATTGATTTTCATCCGCCGGTATCCACCGACGGTTATGCGCTGCACCGGCTGGTTGCAGCATGTCCTCCGCTGGATCCGAACTCCGTATACTGTAATCTATTGCAATGTTCCCATTTTAATGAAACGGCAATCTGTGCAAAAGAGCAGGGGAATCTGGTCGGCTTTATCAGCGGCTATCTGATTCCGGATCGACCTGACACGCTTTTTATCTGGCAGGTTGCCGTAGCGGAACCGGCCCGTGGTCAGGGATTGGCCGGCCGGATGCTGCTCGAACTGCTGAAACGCCCGGCCTGCCGGAATATTCAGGCACTGGAAACCACCATCACCCCGACCAATAAGGCTTCGCAGGCGGTATTCTCTAAATTGGCCGCCGCGCTGCATGCCCCTGTAAAGGTTTCTGCAGGATTTGATCGTGACACACATTTTGAAGGTATCCACGAATCGGAAGAACTGTGGC
- a CDS encoding MarR family transcriptional regulator, whose protein sequence is MTEQSNITLEQRNEFFETYGIRVLKSLRRIIRAVDIHSKKLSHDYKITAPQMICLYSLQKNGPMTQSELAQDVDLGMSTVNGIIDRLHAKGWIHRQRDEVDRRKVFLELTESGTVQANEAPALLQDKLSEALQALPELEQAAIALSLERIVELMGVGHLEASSNLIPTEQIPENPSSSARG, encoded by the coding sequence ATGACCGAACAAAGTAATATTACGCTGGAGCAACGGAACGAATTTTTCGAAACCTATGGCATCCGTGTGCTGAAATCGCTGCGCCGCATTATCCGCGCCGTTGATATCCACTCCAAAAAACTGAGCCATGATTATAAAATCACGGCACCGCAGATGATCTGCCTTTACAGCCTTCAGAAAAACGGACCGATGACGCAGTCCGAGCTGGCCCAGGATGTCGATCTCGGTATGAGCACGGTGAACGGCATAATTGACCGTTTACATGCAAAAGGCTGGATTCACCGACAGCGTGACGAGGTGGACCGCCGCAAAGTTTTTCTTGAACTGACGGAAAGCGGAACAGTTCAGGCCAATGAAGCCCCTGCTCTGCTGCAGGATAAACTCTCTGAAGCCCTGCAGGCCCTGCCGGAACTGGAACAGGCCGCCATTGCATTGTCGCTCGAACGTATCGTTGAACTTATGGGTGTCGGTCATCTGGAAGCTTCAAGCAACCTGATTCCTACCGAACAGATTCCGGAAAATCCGTCTTCGTCCGCTCGCGGTTGA
- the yaaA gene encoding peroxide stress protein YaaA, with translation MICLLSPSKSMDMEPVNLKDFTEPLFLEKSQQLISRARKFSTAELMEFMEISEKLAELNRQRFNDWNLPFTLENAKQAVFAFTGDVYDGLDAGSLKKADLNFAQEHLRILSGLYGLLKPLDLIQPYRLEMSRPLETRGAKNLYQFWSTLITEELNQTPGDAIINLASNEYFKAIDKKTLKKDIISPVFKDGKNGTFKIISFFAKKARGAMARFIIENRVTSPEELLKFNESGYAFNPELSTPATPVFTRPEKRA, from the coding sequence ATGATCTGTTTATTATCCCCCTCGAAAAGTATGGATATGGAGCCGGTGAATCTGAAGGATTTCACCGAACCGCTTTTTCTCGAAAAATCGCAGCAGCTGATTTCCAGAGCCCGGAAGTTCAGTACGGCCGAGCTGATGGAATTCATGGAGATCAGTGAAAAACTCGCGGAGCTGAACCGGCAGCGTTTCAACGACTGGAACCTGCCGTTCACTCTTGAAAATGCTAAACAGGCGGTTTTCGCGTTTACCGGCGATGTCTATGACGGACTCGATGCCGGTTCACTGAAAAAAGCCGATCTGAATTTTGCACAGGAGCATCTACGGATACTCTCCGGGCTTTACGGATTACTGAAACCGCTCGACCTGATCCAGCCCTATCGCCTGGAAATGAGCCGTCCGCTGGAAACACGCGGGGCAAAAAATCTGTATCAATTCTGGAGCACACTGATTACCGAAGAACTGAATCAGACACCGGGCGATGCGATAATCAACCTGGCCTCGAATGAATACTTTAAAGCCATCGATAAAAAGACGCTGAAAAAGGATATTATATCGCCGGTGTTCAAGGACGGAAAAAACGGAACCTTTAAAATCATCAGCTTTTTCGCCAAAAAGGCGCGTGGCGCGATGGCCCGTTTTATTATCGAAAACCGCGTAACATCACCTGAAGAACTGCTGAAGTTCAATGAATCGGGATATGCATTCAACCCCGAATTATCCACACCGGCCACGCCGGTCTTTACTCGCCCGGAAAAACGAGCATAA
- a CDS encoding acylphosphatase encodes MSSDHGRKQLHAFFSGRVQGVGFRYTVCELASSFAVTGFVKNLWDGDVELVAEGAHQELVDFLNRIRTSRLGRGIVQVRVGWNEASDRFKQFGIEF; translated from the coding sequence ATGAGTTCGGACCATGGCAGAAAGCAGTTGCATGCGTTTTTTTCCGGGCGGGTTCAAGGTGTCGGATTTCGTTACACCGTCTGCGAACTGGCGTCGTCGTTCGCTGTCACCGGGTTTGTGAAAAATCTATGGGACGGCGATGTAGAACTTGTGGCGGAAGGCGCGCATCAGGAGCTGGTCGATTTCCTGAACAGGATCAGAACCTCGCGGCTGGGCCGCGGAATCGTACAGGTCCGGGTTGGCTGGAATGAAGCCTCAGACCGATTTAAACAGTTTGGAATCGAATTTTAA
- a CDS encoding metallophosphoesterase: MKYAILGDIHANLEALTAVLEDAGKQGVTHYACTGDVVGYNADPKNCLQIIRNLKCSVVQGNHDYYAACNENMELFTPMAQKSIRWTRKHLSPFERKYLRHLPLIIDIENFTIVHSSLSNPHRWNYIFKRRAADANFRNQFNNVCFFGHTHVPLAFVKGESIEKGFYETLQIKPGFQYLINVGSVGQPRDRNPKAAYVIYDLETQTITMRRVEYDLTATQKKIRAAGLPFRNALRLASGR; the protein is encoded by the coding sequence ATGAAGTACGCAATTTTAGGAGATATTCATGCCAACCTCGAAGCACTGACCGCTGTGCTGGAGGATGCCGGAAAACAGGGCGTCACCCATTATGCCTGCACCGGGGATGTGGTGGGCTATAATGCTGACCCGAAAAACTGCCTGCAGATCATCCGCAACCTGAAATGCAGTGTGGTACAGGGCAATCATGACTATTATGCCGCCTGCAACGAGAACATGGAACTGTTCACGCCCATGGCTCAGAAAAGTATCCGCTGGACCCGGAAACATCTATCGCCCTTCGAACGGAAATATCTGCGGCATCTTCCGCTGATTATCGACATCGAAAACTTCACGATTGTGCACAGCTCCCTGAGTAATCCGCACCGCTGGAACTATATTTTCAAACGCCGCGCCGCCGATGCCAATTTCCGGAACCAGTTTAATAATGTCTGCTTTTTCGGACATACCCACGTCCCGCTCGCCTTTGTGAAAGGGGAAAGCATTGAAAAAGGGTTTTATGAGACACTGCAGATTAAACCGGGTTTTCAGTATCTGATCAATGTGGGCAGTGTCGGACAACCGCGCGACCGGAATCCTAAAGCGGCCTATGTAATCTACGACCTGGAGACGCAGACGATTACGATGCGCCGGGTTGAATATGATCTTACAGCAACTCAGAAAAAAATAAGGGCAGCCGGGCTGCCCTTCAGAAATGCTCTGCGTCTGGCCAGCGGGCGTTAA
- a CDS encoding DUF393 domain-containing protein codes for MDSVSSMLILYDGNCPLCCAKRDFLMRRDRRGALEFADIRDPDFCLPLDGIPLDMLAAEIHAITNERQVLHGMEVIRAAYRAIGIGWIAAPTGWPLLRPFFDLLYTHIARNRLKISHRLFRPSR; via the coding sequence ATGGATTCGGTGAGTTCTATGCTTATTCTTTATGACGGCAACTGCCCGCTCTGCTGTGCCAAACGTGATTTTCTGATGAGAAGAGATCGCAGAGGCGCACTTGAATTTGCCGATATTCGCGATCCGGATTTTTGCCTTCCTCTGGACGGAATCCCCCTTGATATGCTCGCCGCTGAAATTCATGCCATCACAAATGAACGCCAGGTATTGCACGGTATGGAGGTCATCCGAGCCGCTTATCGCGCCATCGGTATCGGGTGGATTGCGGCTCCGACCGGCTGGCCGCTGCTTCGTCCATTCTTCGACCTCCTGTATACACATATCGCCAGAAACCGGCTGAAAATCAGTCACCGACTTTTTCGTCCCTCTCGCTAA
- a CDS encoding PhoH family protein has translation MTTPQKKIFVLDTNVILHDSSCIHQFGEHDIVIPITVLEELDHFKKGNDSLNFHAREFARTLDSLAEDKLFNGGVSIGTGRGKISIKLDSEFHENIAANFADRKKPDHRILNSGYSVAKEYPDRIVTLVTKDVNLRMKAKAVGLLAADYKNDHVSDIQRLYTGTRMEENVDPELINLMYTPPYEFASDRLKVDHPLIPNEYLILRGERKSALAVYDDEMNLIKHVDKVPAFGITPRNSEQTYALDAILNDNVRLVTLTGKAGTGKTLIALAGALKRKKSYRQILMARPIVALSNKDIGFLPGDIHSKLDPYMKPLFDNLAVIEHAQGDSKKSQVTKLVDDKKLIIEPLSYIRGRSLVNTFFIIDEAQNLTPHEIKTIITRAGEGTKIVFTGDVFQIDHPYLDSHSNGLSYLIEKMTGQRLYAHVNLTKGERSELADLAGSLL, from the coding sequence ATGACCACCCCCCAGAAGAAAATCTTCGTTCTTGATACCAATGTAATCCTTCACGACAGCAGCTGCATTCATCAGTTCGGCGAACATGATATCGTCATACCTATCACCGTACTGGAAGAACTCGATCACTTTAAGAAAGGAAATGATTCGCTCAATTTTCACGCCCGCGAATTTGCCCGTACACTCGACTCACTGGCCGAAGACAAGCTGTTTAACGGTGGTGTATCCATTGGCACCGGTCGTGGTAAAATAAGCATTAAACTCGACAGTGAATTTCATGAAAATATTGCAGCCAATTTTGCCGACCGGAAAAAACCGGATCACCGGATTCTGAACAGCGGCTATTCGGTGGCCAAAGAATATCCGGACAGGATCGTTACGCTGGTAACCAAAGACGTCAACCTGCGGATGAAGGCCAAAGCCGTCGGGCTGCTGGCAGCCGACTATAAAAACGACCATGTCTCCGACATTCAGCGGCTCTATACCGGAACACGCATGGAAGAAAACGTGGATCCGGAACTGATCAACCTGATGTATACCCCGCCGTATGAATTCGCTTCAGACCGGTTGAAGGTGGATCACCCTCTCATTCCCAATGAATATCTTATCCTGCGCGGTGAACGAAAGTCCGCTCTGGCGGTTTATGACGATGAAATGAACCTCATCAAACATGTGGATAAAGTGCCGGCCTTTGGAATTACACCGCGAAATTCCGAACAGACCTATGCCCTCGATGCCATCCTGAACGATAACGTCCGGCTTGTTACACTCACCGGAAAAGCCGGCACAGGAAAAACGCTGATTGCACTCGCCGGGGCATTGAAACGGAAAAAAAGTTACCGCCAGATTCTGATGGCCCGACCTATTGTTGCGCTCAGCAATAAGGATATCGGCTTTCTTCCGGGCGATATTCATTCCAAGCTTGATCCCTACATGAAACCGCTTTTTGATAATCTCGCAGTTATTGAACATGCTCAGGGCGACTCCAAGAAAAGCCAGGTCACCAAACTTGTGGATGATAAAAAACTGATTATCGAGCCGCTTTCCTATATTCGCGGCCGAAGTCTGGTGAACACCTTCTTCATCATTGATGAAGCCCAGAATTTAACGCCGCACGAAATCAAAACCATTATCACCCGTGCAGGGGAAGGCACAAAAATTGTGTTTACCGGCGATGTGTTTCAGATCGACCATCCTTATCTCGACAGCCATTCAAACGGCCTGAGTTATCTGATTGAAAAGATGACCGGACAGCGGCTCTACGCACACGTCAACCTGACCAAAGGCGAGCGCTCGGAACTGGCCGACCTGGCCGGGTCGCTACTCTGA
- a CDS encoding DUF721 domain-containing protein gives MEQPRHSRKNNSRWELDRVRYHLNKPMAPRRDMKSVAEILKDVVSDFDQPVQESVVVLRNAWEKLAGPQIASHSEPGFIKDHALTVFVDHPGWVPELERMKRPLLFKLQSNFTGMQIRHLRFELKHG, from the coding sequence ATGGAGCAACCACGTCACAGCAGAAAAAATAACAGCCGGTGGGAGCTTGATCGCGTTCGGTATCATCTGAACAAACCGATGGCACCCCGGCGCGACATGAAAAGTGTGGCGGAGATTCTGAAGGATGTGGTCTCGGATTTTGATCAGCCGGTACAGGAAAGTGTGGTTGTGTTGCGGAATGCCTGGGAAAAACTGGCGGGGCCGCAGATAGCCAGTCACAGTGAACCGGGATTTATAAAAGATCATGCGTTGACGGTGTTTGTCGATCATCCGGGATGGGTTCCGGAACTGGAGCGGATGAAGCGTCCGCTCCTGTTTAAACTCCAGTCGAACTTCACCGGCATGCAGATCCGTCACCTTCGCTTTGAGTTAAAGCACGGCTGA
- a CDS encoding phosphoribosylformylglycinamidine synthase subunit PurQ: protein MSKPKVLIITGYGVNCEAESAHAWKLAGAEPKLVHLNDLLDHPDQLEDFQAMMFIGGFSYGDHMTSGHVFALRVKHHMQAQIQQFIDDGKLIMGICNGFQVMTKMGLLPGLDGTYFEPTVALMQNDCGSFQNFWCNIRFEDTACVFTKGLGTMPLPIRHGEGKVFTLDNELLEKLEAQGCVAARYVDTENNPTQDFPANPNGSLHAIAGLTDPTGRIFGMMPHPEAYLFPENHPNWDKQKLDGKLPEQGLGLELFRNAVNFINGN from the coding sequence ATGAGTAAGCCAAAGGTTTTGATTATTACAGGATACGGGGTGAACTGCGAAGCGGAGAGCGCCCATGCATGGAAACTGGCCGGAGCGGAACCTAAGCTGGTTCACCTGAACGATCTGCTGGATCATCCGGATCAGCTGGAAGATTTTCAGGCGATGATGTTTATCGGTGGATTTTCCTATGGCGACCATATGACCAGCGGACACGTTTTTGCTCTGCGCGTAAAACACCATATGCAGGCGCAGATTCAGCAGTTTATTGATGACGGCAAGCTGATCATGGGCATTTGCAACGGTTTTCAGGTGATGACCAAAATGGGGCTGCTGCCCGGACTCGACGGAACGTATTTTGAACCGACAGTTGCTCTGATGCAGAATGACTGCGGCTCCTTCCAGAATTTCTGGTGCAACATACGTTTTGAAGATACCGCGTGTGTATTCACAAAAGGTCTGGGCACCATGCCGCTTCCGATCCGGCACGGCGAAGGCAAGGTTTTCACGCTGGATAATGAACTGCTTGAAAAGCTGGAAGCTCAAGGTTGCGTGGCGGCACGTTATGTGGATACCGAAAACAATCCGACACAGGATTTTCCGGCAAATCCAAATGGTTCGCTGCATGCGATTGCCGGACTGACGGATCCGACCGGACGTATTTTCGGTATGATGCCGCACCCGGAAGCCTATCTGTTCCCGGAAAATCATCCGAACTGGGACAAGCAGAAACTGGACGGTAAACTTCCGGAGCAGGGGCTCGGCCTGGAACTGTTCCGGAATGCGGTAAACTTTATCAACGGAAACTGA
- a CDS encoding orotidine-5'-phosphate decarboxylase gives MNKADLIVALDVPNTEAMEAKLQELPDFIEWYKVGLELFCAEGPSVLEPLKKRGKKIFLDLKLHDIPQTVANAVKTAASHGVNLMTVHAIGGRAMLEYAAKAAAECANPPKIVAVTTLTSLSADDFTDLGINRTVSEQAVKLGELAVSSGIDGMVTSAHEAKVLRDAFPEAILVTPGIRMPNGDIGDQKRVASPSFAVEQGATHLVIGRPIMHAEDPVAAATAMLEDMNK, from the coding sequence ATGAATAAAGCAGATTTGATCGTGGCGCTCGATGTGCCGAATACCGAGGCAATGGAGGCCAAACTTCAGGAATTACCCGATTTTATTGAGTGGTATAAAGTAGGGCTCGAACTCTTCTGTGCCGAAGGACCTTCCGTACTGGAACCGTTGAAAAAACGCGGCAAGAAAATCTTTCTCGATTTGAAACTGCACGATATTCCGCAGACCGTAGCCAACGCCGTAAAAACCGCAGCGAGCCACGGTGTGAACCTCATGACTGTTCATGCAATCGGTGGACGCGCCATGCTCGAGTATGCGGCCAAAGCGGCAGCGGAATGCGCAAACCCGCCGAAAATTGTGGCGGTCACCACGCTGACCAGCCTGAGTGCAGATGATTTTACAGATTTAGGGATTAATCGTACGGTTTCCGAACAGGCCGTGAAACTGGGAGAACTGGCTGTTTCGTCGGGGATCGACGGGATGGTTACCAGTGCGCACGAAGCCAAAGTACTGCGCGATGCGTTTCCGGAAGCGATTCTGGTTACACCGGGCATCCGCATGCCGAACGGAGATATCGGCGATCAGAAGCGTGTGGCTTCACCGTCGTTTGCCGTGGAGCAGGGGGCGACGCATCTGGTAATCGGCCGCCCGATCATGCATGCCGAAGATCCGGTTGCCGCAGCAACGGCGATGCTTGAAGACATGAACAAATAG